From a single Thalassophryne amazonica chromosome 7, fThaAma1.1, whole genome shotgun sequence genomic region:
- the josd2 gene encoding josephin-2 gives MSEGEVFHEKQRLELCAIHALNNVLQERVFTKETADDICKRLAPQCMVNPHRSMLGTGNYDVNVIMAALQSRELAAVWWDKRRAVQSLCVSNVQGFILNVPSRVSLGIVSLPLRRRHWLAVRQVNGQYYNLDSKLKSPLCIGGETELRTFLSEQLSQDVAEMLLVVQREVEEDGSWLNSETTTK, from the exons ATGAGTGAAGGAGAAGTGTTTCATGAGAAGCAGCGGTTGGAGCTGTGCGCCATTCATGCGCTGAACAACGTGCTTCAGGAGCGGGTTTTCACCAAGGAGACCGCCGACGACATCTGCAAACG gcTGGCTCCACAGTGCATGGTGAATCCCCATCGCTCGATGTTAGGCACGGGAAACTACGACGTCAACGTCATCATGGCAGCTTTACAGAGCAGAGAACTGGCTGCCGTGTGGTGGGACAAACGCAG AGCAGTGCAGAGCCTCTGCGTCTCCAACGTCCAGGGTTTCATACTTAACGTTCCGTCACGCGTGTCACTAGGGATCGTGTCCCTCCCGCTGCGACGGCGGCACTGGCTCGCAGTTCGGCAAGTAAACGGACAATACTACAACCTGGACTCCAAACTGAAGAGTCCTCTTTGCATTGGAGGAGAGACAGAACTACG TACATTTCTCAGCGAACAGCTTTCTCAGGATGTGGCTGAGATGCTCCTAGTTGTCCAGCGGGAGGTGGAGGAGGACGGGTCGTGGTTGAACTCGGAAACCACTACAAAATGA